Proteins from a single region of Flavobacterium sp. YJ01:
- a CDS encoding efflux RND transporter permease subunit — protein sequence MIELFIRRKILSLIISVMIVLLGLLALFQLPITQFPDIVPPSVTVTAKYTGANAEVSANAVALPLERAINGVPGMTYMSTVTSNDGLTLIQVFFEVGTDPDLAAVNVQNRVTTILDELPEEVIRAGVTTEKEVNSMLMYLNITSTDKTQDEQFIFNFTDINILQELKRIDGVGRAEIMGQKEYSMRVWLDPQKMLSYNISANEVINSLQKQNISAAPGKVGEGSGQMNNQLQYVIKYGGKFFEPKQYEEVPLRANADGTILRLKDISKIEFGAMSYGMVSKTDGKPSASIMLKQRPGSNASEVIASVKEKMTELKGTSFPPGMEFNIAYDVSRFLDASIHEVLRTLVEAFILVAFVVFLFLQDWRSTLIPVLAVPVALIGSFTFMSMMGFSINLLTLFALVLSIGIVVDNAIVVVEAVHVKISEEHMSPMEATISAMKEITGAVIAITIVMAAVFIPVAFLSGPVGVFYRQFSLTMAISIVISGINALTLTPALCAIMLKPHDPNKEKKSLLDRFFHRFNNWFDNITSKYIKVLVKFADRNTVTVGLLVLFCVLTWGTTKFLASGFIPTEDQGMVYVSVTTPQGATVERTEKALDEVTRIAKGIKGVDNVTTLAGYSIVTEIAGASYGMGMINLKDWSERDISVTEFMAELTEKTKGISDAQIEIFAPPTVPGFGNTSGFELRLLDKSGGSITNTDKVTKEFIKELNASPEIQNSFSSFDATFPQYLIHIDYDLAAKKGISVDNAMSTLQTMLGSFYATNFIRFSQMYKVMVQASPQFRQNPESILDMYLKNDKGEMIPFSTFIKLERVYGPEVLTRYNMYMSAMINGEAAEGYSSGDAIAAVEKIAAEKLPSRFELEWSGMTREEILSGNQTIYIFALCILFVYLLLAAQYESLLLPFPVLLSLPVGVFGSYIALVMVGLDNNIYAQVALVMLIGLLAKNAILIVEFAMAQNKLGRDIVEAAIEGARLRFRPILMTSFAFISGLIPLCIASGAGAIGNRSIGTAAAGGMLIGTVFGLLIIPGLYILFAKLEKRVSKS from the coding sequence ATGATAGAGTTATTTATCAGAAGGAAAATATTGTCGTTAATTATCTCGGTAATGATAGTCCTTTTGGGATTGCTGGCGTTGTTTCAGCTTCCCATAACCCAATTCCCCGATATTGTACCACCGTCTGTAACCGTTACAGCAAAATATACAGGAGCCAACGCAGAGGTTTCTGCCAATGCCGTCGCACTTCCGCTCGAAAGAGCTATAAATGGAGTTCCAGGAATGACCTATATGTCGACCGTAACTTCTAATGATGGTTTAACTTTAATTCAGGTTTTCTTCGAAGTAGGAACCGATCCCGATCTGGCTGCTGTAAACGTACAAAACCGTGTAACCACAATTTTGGATGAACTTCCAGAAGAAGTTATTCGTGCCGGAGTTACGACCGAAAAAGAGGTAAATAGTATGTTGATGTACTTAAACATTACAAGTACCGACAAAACTCAAGATGAGCAGTTTATCTTCAATTTTACGGATATTAATATTCTTCAAGAATTAAAACGTATTGATGGTGTCGGTCGTGCCGAAATTATGGGACAGAAAGAATATTCAATGCGTGTTTGGTTAGATCCGCAGAAAATGCTTTCCTATAATATTTCGGCAAATGAAGTCATTAATTCGCTTCAAAAACAGAACATTTCGGCAGCGCCAGGAAAAGTTGGTGAAGGTTCAGGACAAATGAACAATCAATTACAATACGTAATTAAATACGGCGGAAAATTTTTCGAACCTAAACAATATGAAGAAGTTCCTTTAAGAGCCAATGCTGACGGAACTATCTTAAGATTGAAAGATATTTCTAAAATCGAATTTGGAGCCATGAGTTACGGAATGGTTTCTAAAACCGATGGAAAACCTTCTGCTTCGATCATGCTAAAACAACGTCCAGGTTCAAATGCTTCTGAAGTAATTGCCAGCGTAAAAGAAAAAATGACAGAATTGAAAGGCACTTCTTTTCCTCCTGGAATGGAATTCAATATTGCATACGACGTTTCGCGTTTTCTTGACGCCTCTATTCATGAAGTTTTAAGAACTTTAGTTGAAGCCTTTATTTTAGTGGCGTTCGTTGTTTTCCTTTTCCTTCAGGATTGGAGATCGACATTAATTCCGGTTTTAGCAGTTCCTGTCGCGCTTATTGGTTCGTTTACTTTTATGTCGATGATGGGATTCTCGATCAACTTATTGACGCTTTTCGCTTTGGTACTTTCGATCGGAATTGTAGTCGATAACGCAATTGTCGTCGTCGAAGCTGTTCACGTAAAAATCTCCGAAGAACATATGTCGCCAATGGAAGCTACGATTAGTGCGATGAAAGAAATTACTGGAGCCGTTATTGCTATTACGATTGTTATGGCTGCGGTGTTTATTCCGGTTGCTTTTTTGAGTGGTCCTGTTGGGGTTTTCTATAGGCAGTTTTCATTAACAATGGCAATTAGTATTGTGATTTCAGGTATTAATGCGCTTACCCTAACTCCTGCTCTTTGTGCTATTATGCTGAAACCGCACGATCCTAATAAAGAGAAAAAATCACTTCTAGATCGTTTCTTTCATAGATTCAACAATTGGTTCGATAATATCACTTCAAAATACATCAAAGTATTGGTGAAGTTCGCTGATCGAAATACCGTTACAGTTGGTTTATTGGTTCTGTTTTGTGTTTTAACTTGGGGAACAACCAAATTCTTAGCATCTGGATTTATTCCGACAGAAGATCAAGGAATGGTTTATGTAAGCGTTACAACACCACAAGGCGCAACGGTAGAACGTACCGAAAAAGCTTTAGATGAAGTAACAAGAATCGCAAAAGGAATTAAAGGCGTTGATAACGTTACCACTCTTGCAGGATACAGTATTGTTACTGAAATTGCTGGAGCTTCGTACGGAATGGGAATGATCAACTTAAAAGATTGGAGCGAACGTGATATTTCGGTAACCGAATTTATGGCAGAACTTACCGAAAAAACAAAAGGAATTTCTGATGCTCAAATTGAGATTTTTGCTCCGCCAACAGTTCCAGGTTTTGGTAACACGAGTGGTTTTGAGCTTCGTTTACTGGATAAATCTGGAGGAAGCATTACCAATACCGATAAAGTAACCAAAGAATTTATCAAAGAATTAAATGCTTCACCAGAAATTCAGAATTCATTTTCGAGTTTTGATGCCACTTTCCCGCAGTATTTAATTCACATCGATTATGATCTTGCAGCAAAAAAAGGAATTTCGGTAGACAATGCTATGTCAACTTTGCAGACTATGTTAGGTTCTTTTTATGCAACCAATTTTATTCGTTTTTCTCAAATGTATAAAGTTATGGTTCAGGCAAGTCCGCAATTTCGTCAAAATCCAGAAAGCATTTTAGATATGTATTTAAAGAATGATAAAGGCGAAATGATTCCTTTTTCAACATTTATCAAATTAGAAAGAGTTTACGGCCCAGAGGTTTTAACGCGTTATAATATGTACATGTCGGCTATGATTAACGGTGAAGCAGCCGAAGGTTACAGTTCTGGAGATGCAATCGCAGCCGTTGAAAAAATTGCTGCAGAAAAACTTCCAAGCCGTTTTGAATTAGAATGGTCTGGAATGACACGTGAAGAGATTTTATCAGGAAACCAAACCATATACATTTTTGCGCTTTGTATACTTTTCGTATACTTACTATTGGCAGCGCAATACGAAAGTTTATTGCTTCCTTTCCCAGTTTTATTAAGCCTTCCTGTTGGAGTTTTTGGTTCTTACATTGCACTTGTAATGGTTGGACTGGACAATAATATTTATGCTCAAGTAGCACTCGTCATGCTGATTGGTCTGCTCGCCAAAAATGCCATTTTGATTGTAGAGTTTGCTATGGCGCAAAACAAACTCGGACGTGATATTGTCGAAGCCGCGATTGAAGGAGCCAGACTTCGTTTCCGTCCAATTTTGATGACTTCGTTTGCTTTTATTTCAGGATTGATTCCACTGTGTATTGCTTCTGGTGCGGGTGCAATTGGTAACCGCTCAATCGGAACAGCAGCTGCGGGAGGAATGTTAATCGGAACCGTGTTTGGTCTTTTGATTATTCCGGGACTTTATATACTGTTTGCAAAATTGGAAAAACGAGTGAGTAAATCTTAA
- a CDS encoding GNAT family N-acetyltransferase: protein MTFSHTIKSFEELTNHELYNMLRLRSDVFVVEQNCPYLDLDNKDQKGFHVLFHVDNELAGVTRLLPIGVSYDEISIGRVVISRAHRGLGLGVKLMEASIAGCEEKFGKGPIRISAQYHLSKFYQSLGFAEQGEVYDEDGIPHIGMLRA, encoded by the coding sequence ATGACATTTAGCCATACCATTAAATCTTTTGAGGAATTAACCAATCACGAATTATATAATATGCTTCGGTTAAGAAGTGACGTTTTTGTTGTAGAACAAAACTGTCCATATTTAGATTTGGATAATAAAGACCAAAAAGGTTTTCATGTTTTATTTCATGTCGATAACGAATTAGCGGGAGTAACACGTTTACTTCCTATCGGAGTATCTTATGACGAAATTTCAATAGGAAGAGTTGTAATTTCAAGAGCGCATCGCGGATTAGGTTTGGGAGTAAAATTAATGGAAGCTTCTATTGCAGGTTGCGAAGAAAAGTTTGGAAAAGGTCCTATTCGCATTAGTGCGCAATATCATTTATCCAAATTCTATCAATCTTTAGGATTTGCAGAACAAGGTGAAGTTTATGATGAAGATGGAATTCCTCACATTGGAATGCTTCGTGCCTAA
- a CDS encoding TolC family protein — MKEILNQYKNANMPFLRTTKSAVVIIAISLLTACSAPKVSTKLDAAKLPENFDAKRKEAVNNDFIPLKTETFFKDPKLEELLKKAIAKNPDYLIMQERILIANSHLKVAKLALLPSLDLVADASGTHYGKYTMDGVGNYDTNFSQNISEKQRINEDLTPNLFLGGKVSWEADIWGKLSNRKKAAQQRFFASQQGMRLLQTRLLGDVADLYFKLIALDKQATIYDDNLKTQERALDIVSAQRSVGKATELAVQQFNAQNNNIHAEASELKLSIDQTEKALLTLLGEYGGKIDRSSDFLAGHLEVLNQKISVDSIIHKRPDVSEAYFELLASNADAKSARAAFFPTVNLGGYAGFNSFSFNTFFDAGSFAWQILGGLTAPVFNKGQIKQEFYVSNRRQEISFLQYQNSVTTAFNELSALLHRNEAYEDVLKYKLKEIDHLEIAVNVSNDLYLSGYANYLEIINAQKNKLQAELDFVDIQLRNANSQVLLYKALGGGIN; from the coding sequence ATGAAAGAGATATTAAATCAATATAAAAATGCAAATATGCCTTTTCTAAGGACAACCAAAAGTGCCGTAGTAATAATCGCAATTTCACTTTTGACAGCTTGTTCTGCACCAAAAGTCAGTACAAAACTAGACGCCGCGAAACTTCCAGAAAATTTTGATGCAAAAAGAAAAGAAGCTGTAAACAATGATTTTATTCCATTAAAAACAGAAACTTTTTTTAAAGATCCAAAATTAGAGGAATTACTAAAAAAAGCGATTGCTAAAAATCCTGATTATTTAATCATGCAGGAAAGAATCCTGATTGCCAATTCGCATTTAAAAGTCGCAAAATTAGCGCTTCTTCCCTCTTTAGATTTGGTTGCAGATGCTTCTGGAACGCATTACGGAAAGTATACGATGGATGGCGTTGGTAATTACGATACCAATTTTTCGCAGAATATTAGCGAAAAACAAAGAATTAACGAAGATCTTACTCCTAACCTATTTTTGGGCGGAAAAGTTTCTTGGGAAGCAGACATCTGGGGAAAACTAAGCAATCGTAAAAAAGCGGCGCAACAGCGATTTTTTGCTTCACAACAAGGAATGCGTTTATTGCAAACACGTCTTTTGGGCGATGTTGCCGATTTGTATTTCAAACTTATCGCTTTAGACAAACAAGCTACAATTTATGATGACAACTTAAAAACGCAAGAAAGAGCACTTGATATTGTTTCGGCACAAAGATCTGTCGGAAAAGCAACGGAATTAGCTGTGCAGCAATTTAATGCGCAAAACAATAATATACATGCCGAAGCTTCAGAATTGAAATTAAGCATCGATCAAACTGAAAAAGCTTTGCTAACACTTTTAGGTGAATACGGAGGAAAAATAGACAGAAGCAGCGATTTCTTAGCTGGTCATTTAGAGGTTTTAAACCAAAAAATAAGTGTGGATTCTATCATTCATAAAAGACCTGACGTTTCTGAAGCTTATTTTGAATTATTGGCAAGCAACGCAGATGCAAAATCGGCTCGAGCGGCCTTTTTTCCGACTGTAAATCTGGGAGGTTATGCAGGTTTCAATTCGTTTTCATTCAACACTTTTTTTGATGCTGGTTCTTTTGCTTGGCAGATTTTAGGCGGGTTAACAGCTCCTGTTTTCAACAAAGGTCAGATCAAACAGGAATTTTATGTTTCGAACAGAAGACAAGAAATTTCCTTTCTTCAATATCAAAATAGTGTAACAACGGCTTTTAACGAATTGAGCGCATTATTGCACAGAAATGAAGCTTATGAAGATGTTTTAAAATATAAACTGAAAGAAATTGATCATCTTGAAATTGCTGTAAATGTTTCTAATGATTTGTATTTAAGCGGTTATGCTAATTATTTGGAAATCATTAATGCGCAAAAAAACAAACTGCAAGCAGAACTTGATTTTGTAGATATTCAGCTACGCAATGCTAATTCACAAGTATTGCTATACAAAGCTTTAGGCGGAGGAATTAATTAG
- a CDS encoding nuclear transport factor 2 family protein — protein MSNQLEQVIAKAYNAFNERNIDNCLSTMQEDVQWSKAWEGGYISGHDEIRQYWTRQWTEINPKVEPVGFDERENGSLEVKVHQNVKDLQGNLMFDGFVKHVYTFENGLIKTMDIELMEN, from the coding sequence ATGTCAAATCAATTGGAACAAGTAATTGCAAAAGCGTATAATGCTTTTAACGAAAGAAATATCGACAACTGTTTATCAACTATGCAGGAAGATGTACAATGGTCAAAAGCTTGGGAAGGCGGTTATATAAGCGGTCACGACGAAATCCGTCAATATTGGACGAGACAATGGACAGAAATTAATCCGAAAGTAGAGCCTGTTGGTTTTGATGAAAGAGAAAACGGAAGCTTGGAAGTAAAAGTGCATCAAAACGTAAAAGATCTTCAAGGAAATTTAATGTTTGATGGATTTGTAAAACATGTTTATACTTTTGAAAATGGATTGATTAAAACTATGGATATTGAGTTGATGGAGAATTAA
- a CDS encoding winged helix-turn-helix domain-containing protein has translation MQKKYKYLFGVIAVVFIAVICFAFNETDNNSFDIAKREILLRSIGHELLLQSGDSTSRVLPIKNIAKNEYEIQFEKSFTFQPDTLVNIIRRFLSQDPRASDYVVTVLNSQNSSVIYGYTIAKNKKNDAVPCRKRIQPKANYIINIKFKPLQISVFDNKYLLGSLPLFAVLAFIFFRPVQSQKHLPKNLESDLLELGRIKFDVKNRNLIINDKTIELTATESRLLHIFALSPNNTIQRNRLQKEIWEDEGVIVGRSLDMFISKLRKKLEVDPHVNIVVVRSKGYKLEITT, from the coding sequence TTGCAGAAGAAATACAAATATCTATTTGGAGTGATCGCAGTTGTGTTTATTGCTGTAATCTGTTTTGCTTTCAACGAAACTGACAATAATTCTTTTGATATTGCCAAAAGGGAAATTTTGCTCCGCAGCATCGGACATGAATTACTTTTACAATCAGGAGATAGCACATCTAGAGTTCTTCCCATAAAAAATATTGCCAAAAATGAATACGAAATCCAGTTTGAAAAGAGTTTTACTTTTCAACCCGACACTTTAGTTAATATTATCCGTCGTTTTTTGTCTCAAGATCCTCGAGCGTCAGATTATGTTGTGACTGTTTTGAATTCTCAAAATTCTAGTGTAATTTATGGATACACAATAGCGAAAAACAAAAAAAATGATGCTGTACCTTGTCGAAAAAGAATACAACCCAAAGCAAATTACATCATAAATATCAAATTCAAACCATTACAAATAAGTGTTTTCGATAATAAATATCTTTTGGGAAGTCTGCCACTTTTTGCTGTTTTAGCTTTTATTTTTTTTAGACCGGTTCAGTCACAAAAACATTTACCTAAAAATCTGGAAAGTGATTTGCTGGAATTAGGCAGAATAAAGTTTGATGTAAAAAATCGAAATCTAATAATAAACGATAAAACAATAGAATTAACTGCAACCGAATCGCGATTACTGCATATTTTTGCACTTTCTCCTAACAATACGATACAAAGAAATCGCCTTCAAAAAGAGATTTGGGAAGATGAAGGTGTCATTGTCGGTCGCAGTCTAGATATGTTCATATCAAAACTTAGAAAAAAATTAGAAGTTGATCCACACGTCAATATTGTTGTTGTGCGCAGCAAAGGATATAAACTTGAAATCACTACTTAA
- a CDS encoding two-component regulator propeller domain-containing protein, with protein sequence MKQYPTLYILFLMFVFFTSCKDSNQTSNPNQVSKPEKDTVSLYGPTGMVRNIRQDKKGNILIAAFKGVFRYDGKTFTNLTSKIKSPTFWDVLEDRKGNLWFASKDSGIYYYNKKSFQHFTTKNGLASNFVGSIYEDKSGNIWFATGGGASRFDGKSFRNFTTKDGLSSNAVTSIMEDKTGKLWFGTREEPCYYDGKKFTVFKKINGKSFYNVWSIIEDKNGNIWFGGSILKDRKGERGDTLVLEFGLWRYDGINYTKVSDKGTSIILQDKKGNIWTTGALKVNGNWVFSRYDKESLYDKNPNVTEIFAQNGLGMLCGILEAKDGSIWFGSMNGVYRYDGKTLTDF encoded by the coding sequence ATGAAGCAATACCCAACACTTTACATTTTGTTCCTCATGTTTGTTTTTTTTACTTCTTGTAAAGATTCCAACCAGACAAGCAATCCGAATCAAGTTAGCAAACCAGAAAAAGATACAGTTTCGCTCTATGGACCGACTGGAATGGTTAGAAATATAAGACAAGATAAAAAAGGGAATATTCTGATTGCTGCTTTCAAAGGCGTTTTTAGATACGATGGAAAAACGTTTACCAATCTAACGAGCAAGATAAAATCGCCCACTTTTTGGGATGTTTTGGAAGATCGAAAAGGAAATCTTTGGTTCGCTTCTAAAGATTCTGGTATTTATTATTACAATAAAAAAAGCTTCCAGCACTTTACAACCAAGAATGGACTTGCCAGTAATTTCGTTGGATCTATTTATGAAGATAAATCAGGAAATATTTGGTTTGCTACTGGCGGTGGCGCAAGCCGTTTCGATGGAAAATCTTTTCGAAATTTTACAACAAAAGATGGACTTTCAAGTAATGCTGTTACTTCGATTATGGAAGATAAAACGGGAAAATTATGGTTTGGAACCAGAGAAGAGCCTTGCTATTATGATGGAAAGAAATTTACGGTTTTCAAAAAAATAAACGGTAAGTCTTTTTACAACGTTTGGTCTATAATCGAAGATAAAAATGGCAATATTTGGTTTGGAGGTTCTATACTCAAAGACAGAAAAGGCGAGAGAGGTGATACTTTGGTTCTTGAATTTGGTCTTTGGCGTTATGATGGCATTAATTATACAAAGGTATCAGACAAAGGAACTTCGATTATATTACAAGATAAAAAGGGAAATATTTGGACAACGGGTGCATTAAAAGTCAACGGAAATTGGGTGTTTTCACGTTACGATAAAGAATCTTTATATGATAAAAATCCAAATGTTACTGAAATATTTGCACAAAACGGATTGGGAATGCTTTGCGGTATTTTGGAAGCTAAAGATGGAAGTATTTGGTTTGGATCTATGAATGGAGTCTATCGTTATGATGGAAAGACACTTACAGATTTTTAA
- a CDS encoding Crp/Fnr family transcriptional regulator has protein sequence MDISNILDQIHLLPEQSKLDLQNNVSEIAFPKGHILLKANKIESNIYFIKKGLVRAFVERDNEVTFWFGKEGETIISMKSYVEDQPGYENIELLEDCELYELKTDNLRNLFKEDVHIANWGRKFAEKELIKTEERLISRQFKNASERYLELMKDHPEIIKRVQLGHIASYLGITQVSLSRIRAELK, from the coding sequence ATGGATATTTCGAATATTCTAGACCAAATACATTTACTTCCTGAGCAATCCAAATTGGATTTGCAAAATAATGTTTCGGAAATTGCTTTCCCGAAAGGGCATATTTTATTAAAAGCCAATAAAATAGAATCGAATATTTATTTTATAAAGAAAGGATTGGTAAGGGCTTTTGTAGAAAGAGACAATGAAGTGACTTTTTGGTTTGGAAAAGAAGGCGAAACCATTATTTCGATGAAAAGTTACGTAGAAGACCAACCTGGTTATGAAAATATAGAACTTCTTGAAGATTGTGAATTATACGAACTAAAAACAGATAATCTTAGAAACCTATTTAAAGAAGATGTCCATATTGCCAATTGGGGAAGGAAATTTGCCGAAAAAGAATTGATTAAAACTGAAGAACGTTTGATTTCCAGACAATTCAAAAATGCTTCAGAACGTTATTTGGAATTGATGAAAGATCATCCGGAAATCATAAAAAGAGTTCAATTAGGTCATATTGCATCTTATTTAGGAATTACACAAGTGAGTTTAAGCAGAATTCGGGCAGAATTAAAATAA
- a CDS encoding multidrug efflux SMR transporter yields the protein MNWIILIIAGLFEVAFASCLGKAKATTGTEMYYWYIGFFISLTVSMLLLMKATETLPLGTAYAVWTGIGAVGTVLVGIFVFKEPAAFWRLFFLATLVGSIVGLKAVSH from the coding sequence ATGAACTGGATTATTTTAATCATCGCTGGCTTATTTGAAGTAGCCTTTGCCTCATGTCTTGGAAAAGCAAAAGCAACAACTGGAACTGAAATGTATTACTGGTATATTGGATTCTTTATTTCGCTAACCGTAAGTATGCTTTTATTAATGAAAGCCACAGAAACACTTCCTCTAGGAACAGCTTATGCGGTATGGACTGGAATTGGTGCCGTTGGAACAGTTTTAGTCGGTATTTTTGTTTTTAAAGAACCAGCAGCTTTCTGGAGATTGTTCTTTTTGGCAACTTTAGTTGGTTCTATTGTTGGTTTAAAGGCGGTTTCGCATTAA
- a CDS encoding efflux RND transporter periplasmic adaptor subunit, with translation MSIYKNKFLLCTLALFVLVSCGDKSKKNSDNIKTVPVYKVTLKDTIVSSKFVADVHAKNNVEIHVRIPGLLDKVYVSEGQKVKKGQILFKISDVELQIQLLKAEAVYKSAKADLRIATVELEQAQTLFNKKVIADKELELSKAKHEAASAKVAHAVAEKKAINQQISFTTIRAPFDGTVDRIPFKEGSLIENGSLLTTVSQLDDVYAYFSIPENTYFQMMEDKTLNTQGDIKLILPNGLVYDQKGELRTADGEIDRETGSIQYKAKFHNPQGFIKHGTSGKLIISEPKTNAILIPQKAVFSIQDKQYVFLVQKDGVVKMTNVTIETTLDDVYILNEGLKSEDLIVEEGTQSLRDGDKINIK, from the coding sequence ATGAGCATTTATAAAAATAAATTCCTTTTATGCACTTTGGCTTTATTTGTTTTAGTCTCGTGCGGAGATAAATCTAAAAAGAATTCAGACAACATAAAAACAGTTCCTGTTTATAAGGTTACCTTAAAAGACACTATAGTTTCGAGCAAATTTGTTGCCGATGTACACGCAAAAAACAATGTAGAAATACACGTTCGTATTCCGGGTTTACTGGATAAAGTTTATGTAAGTGAAGGACAAAAAGTTAAAAAAGGACAAATCCTTTTTAAAATCAGTGATGTTGAACTTCAGATTCAACTCTTAAAAGCCGAAGCCGTTTACAAAAGTGCCAAAGCCGATTTAAGAATTGCAACTGTAGAACTAGAACAGGCGCAAACCCTTTTCAATAAAAAAGTAATTGCAGACAAAGAATTAGAATTATCTAAAGCAAAACATGAAGCCGCTTCCGCGAAAGTTGCACACGCCGTTGCAGAAAAAAAAGCAATCAACCAACAAATTAGTTTTACCACAATTCGCGCACCATTTGATGGAACAGTTGACAGAATTCCTTTTAAAGAAGGAAGTTTAATTGAAAACGGTTCATTGTTAACTACTGTTTCTCAATTAGATGACGTTTACGCGTATTTCTCAATTCCTGAGAATACGTATTTCCAAATGATGGAAGACAAGACCTTGAATACGCAAGGCGATATCAAATTAATATTACCAAACGGACTAGTTTATGACCAAAAAGGAGAATTAAGAACCGCTGACGGAGAAATCGACAGAGAAACAGGTTCTATTCAATACAAAGCAAAATTTCATAATCCGCAAGGTTTTATCAAACACGGAACTTCTGGAAAATTGATTATTTCCGAGCCTAAAACCAATGCGATTTTAATTCCGCAAAAAGCGGTTTTTTCTATCCAAGACAAACAATATGTTTTTCTTGTACAAAAAGATGGAGTAGTTAAAATGACAAATGTTACTATTGAAACCACTCTTGATGATGTTTATATTCTAAATGAAGGTCTAAAAAGTGAAGACTTAATTGTAGAAGAAGGCACGCAATCGTTGAGAGATGGAGATAAAATCAACATCAAATAA
- a CDS encoding M14 family metallopeptidase — translation MNYLKLLSIKLLLLLPFIGFSQNLEKIVKENIGKRIDTLVEFKTDSPYNYMPVTIILGKEKGPIFTIIAGIHGFEYPPITAVQELIKEIDPKKLKGTLVVVPIANVASFYKRTPFVNPLDQKNLNNAFPGSASGTITEQIANYITKEIIPNSDVFLDIHAGDANEDLLPFICYYNNTSEEKKTLLSHKLSEISGINHIVSYPYTITKSEPAKYAFKQASQNGKTALSIESGKLGNVQTESVHLIKKAVYNMLNYMEMYSKGTTPAKNPSAVYLNNQEYIKSDFNGIFHSNLKSGDYVKKDDKIGFISNEFGKILTEIKSSANGVILYKIGTPPVNKNETVFCIGY, via the coding sequence GTGAATTACTTAAAGCTCTTAAGCATAAAATTATTGCTGTTACTCCCTTTTATTGGTTTTAGTCAAAATCTAGAAAAAATAGTAAAAGAAAATATCGGAAAACGAATTGATACTTTAGTTGAATTTAAAACAGATTCTCCTTATAATTACATGCCCGTAACTATTATTTTGGGAAAAGAAAAAGGACCTATTTTTACCATAATTGCTGGAATTCATGGTTTTGAATATCCGCCAATAACAGCTGTTCAGGAATTAATTAAAGAAATTGATCCTAAAAAGCTAAAAGGAACTTTGGTTGTGGTTCCAATTGCAAATGTTGCTTCGTTTTATAAAAGAACGCCATTTGTAAATCCGCTTGACCAGAAAAATCTAAATAATGCTTTTCCGGGTTCAGCATCTGGAACTATTACTGAGCAGATTGCTAATTATATAACTAAGGAAATAATTCCGAATTCGGATGTTTTTCTGGATATTCATGCAGGAGATGCAAACGAAGATTTATTACCGTTTATTTGTTATTACAATAATACATCAGAAGAAAAGAAGACACTTTTGAGTCATAAACTTTCTGAAATTTCAGGGATCAATCATATTGTTTCTTATCCATATACGATTACAAAATCTGAACCTGCCAAATATGCTTTTAAACAAGCTTCTCAAAACGGAAAAACAGCTTTAAGCATTGAGTCAGGAAAGTTGGGAAATGTACAGACAGAATCGGTTCATTTAATAAAGAAAGCAGTTTATAATATGCTGAATTATATGGAAATGTACAGTAAAGGAACAACTCCAGCAAAAAATCCTTCGGCAGTTTATTTAAATAATCAGGAATACATTAAGTCAGATTTTAATGGAATTTTCCACAGCAATTTGAAAAGCGGAGATTACGTTAAAAAGGATGACAAAATCGGATTTATTTCAAATGAATTTGGAAAAATTTTAACTGAAATTAAATCATCGGCAAATGGAGTTATTTTGTATAAAATTGGAACGCCGCCAGTAAATAAAAACGAAACGGTTTTTTGTATTGGTTATTAA